In one Gossypium hirsutum isolate 1008001.06 chromosome D09, Gossypium_hirsutum_v2.1, whole genome shotgun sequence genomic region, the following are encoded:
- the LOC107891860 gene encoding eukaryotic translation initiation factor 2 subunit gamma → MSKKGLMEQDLSKLDVTKLHPLSPEVISRQATINIGTIGHVAHGKSTVVKAISGVQTVRFKNELERNITIKLGYANAKIYKCEDERCPRPMRYKAYGSGKEDSPLCDVPGFENCRMKLLRHVSFVDCPGHDILMATMLNGAAIMDGALLLIAANESCPQPQTSEHLAAVEIMRLQHIIILQNKVDLIQENVAINQHEAIQKFIQGTVADGAPVVPISAQLKYNIDVVCEYIVKKIPIPERNFVSPPNMIVIRSFDVNKPGFEVDEIKGGVAGGSILRGVLKVNQFIEVRPGIVVKDESGNIKCTPIYSRIVSLYAEQNELQYAVPGGLIGVGTTMDPTLTRADRLVGQVLGEVGSLPEVYVELEVNFFLLRRLLGVRTKGSERQGKVSKLAKGEILMLNIGSMSTGARVIAVKNDLAKLQLTSPVCTSKGEKIALSRRVEKHWRLIGWGQIQAGTTLEVPPCPL, encoded by the exons ATGTCGAAAAAAGGTTTGATGGAGCAAGACTTAAGTAAACTGGATGTAACTAAGTTGCATCCACTGTCTCCTGAAGTCATATCTCGCCAGGCTACTATAAATATTG GCACCATAGGGCATGTCGCACATGGGAAGTCAACAGTTGTGAAAGCAATATCTGGGGTTCAG ACTGTTCGTTTCAAGAATGAGTTGGAGAGAAATATTACTATCAAGCTTGGATATGCAAATGCAAAGATATACAAATGTGAAGATGAGCGATGCCCTCGTCCTATGCGCTACAA GGCATATGGAAGTGGAAAGGAGGATAGTCCTCTTTGTGATGTGCCCGGCTTTGAAAACTGTAGGATGAAGTTGCTGAGACATGTATCTTTTGTAGATTGCCCA GGTCATGATATTCTCATGGCTACTATGCTTAATGGAGCAGCAATCATGGATGGTGCATTACTTCTTATAGCTGCCAATGAAAGCTGTCCGCAACCTCAAACTTCTGAGCATCTGGCTGCTGTTGAAATTATGCGACTCCAGCATATTATAATTCTTCAAAACAAGGTTGATCTTATTCAAGAGAATGTAGCCATCAATCAGCATGAAGCAATTCAGAAATTTATTCAG GGTACAGTTGCTGATGGTGCACCAGTGGTGCCAATCTCTGcacaactaaaatataatattgatGTTGTGTGCGAGTACATTGTGAAGAAGATCCCTATTCCTGAGAGAAACTTTGTCTCACCCCCTAACATGATTGTAATCCGATCATTTGATGTCAATAAGCCAGGGTTTGAGGTTGATGAGATTAAAGGTGGTGTTGCTGGTGGAAGTATACTCAGG GGTGTTTTGAAGGTGAACCAATTTATTGAAGTTCGTCCTGGGATTGTTGTTAAGGATGAAAGCGGAAACATCAAATGCACACCCATATATTCGAGAATAGTCTCATTGTATGCTGAACAAAATGAGCTACAGTATGCCGTTCCGGGAGGTCTAATTGGTGTTGGAACAACAATGGACCCGACTTTAACTCGTGCAGATAGGTTGGTGGGTCAAGTTCTTGGAGAGGTCGGGTCACTCCCAGAAGTTTATGTTGAGCTCGAG GTAAATTTCTTCCTTCTCCGAAGGCTTCTTGGTGTTAGGACAAAGGGTTCGGAGAGGCAAGGAAAAGTGTCAAAGTTGGCCAAGGGAGAGATCCTAATGTTGAATATTGGGTCTATGTCGACCGGTGCTCGAGTCATAGCTGTAAAGAATGATTTGGCAAAGCTGCAACTCACATCCCCTGTATGCACCAGCAAGGGAGAGAAAATTGCACTTAGTCGGCGTGTTGAGAAGCATTGGCGTCTAATTGGATGGGGCCAAATCCAAGCTGGAACAACCCTTGAAGTCCCACCCTGCCCTCTGTAA